The following are from one region of the Juglans regia cultivar Chandler chromosome 10, Walnut 2.0, whole genome shotgun sequence genome:
- the LOC109021607 gene encoding structural maintenance of chromosomes protein 2-1-like yields MYIKEICLEGFKSYATRTVVPGFDPYFNAITGLNGSGKSNILDSICFVLGITNLQQVRASNLQELVYKQGQAGITKATVSVVFDNSDRSRSPLGYEDHPEITVTRQIVVGGRNKYLINGKLAQPSQVQNLFHSVQLNVNNPHFLIMQGRITKVLNMKPPETLSMLEEAAGTRMYETKKESALKTLEKKQSKVDEINKLLDQEILPALEKLRKERTQYMQWANGNAELDRLKRFCIAHEYVQAERIRDNAVCEVEQVKASIAEIDDDTGRTQEEIQEMEAKISKLTAEKEASMGAEVKSLSEKVDAFSQDLVRQVSVLNNKEDTLRSEKESAEKISSNIEDLNHSVEAKASAVRKAEEGAADLKKRVEELSKNLDEYESDYQGVLAGKSSGNEEKCLEDQLSDAKISVGSAETELKQLKTKISHCEKELKEKTHQLMSKREEAVAVENELNARIIDVENIKKALESLSYKEGQMETLQKDRASELERVQKLKDEIRNLSAQLANFDFSYRDPVKNFDRSKVKGVIAKLIKVKDSSTMTALEVTAGGKLFNVVVDTENTGKQILQNGALRRRVTIIPLNKIQSHTISPRVQNAAVRLVGKENAELALSLVGYEEEVKTAVEYVFGSTFICKTIDAAKEVAFNNEIRTPSVTLEGDIFQPSGLLTGGSRKGGGDFLRQLHDLAEADSELSTHQKKLSEIETQIAELRPLQKKFMDLKAQLELKSYDLKLFQGRAEQNEHHKLSELVKRIEQELEETKSAAKEKQLLYENCVNTVSLLEKSIKEHDNNREGRLKDLEKKIKMIKSQMQSSSKALKGHENEKERLVMEMEAVVEERASLETQLACLRQQIDSLTAEVEEHKLKVAATRNNHEQAQSELDLIRLKMKECDSQISCILKEQQKLQHKLSEINLQRKKMENEVKRMQMEQKDCSTKVDKLLEKHAWITSEKQLFGRRGTDYDFSSCDPFKATEELERLQAEQSGLEKRVNKKVMAMFEKAEDEYNELMSKKNIIENDKSKIKKVIEELDEKKKETLKVTWVKVNSDFGSIFSTLLPGTLAKLEPPEGCSFLDGLEVRVAFGGVWKQSLSELSGGQRSLLALSLILALLLFKPAPLYILDEVDAALDLSHTQNIGRMIKTHFPHSQFIVVSLKEGMFNNANVLFRTKFVDGVSTVQRTVAAKQSK; encoded by the exons ATGTACATCAAGGAGATATGCTTGGAAGGGTTTAAGTCCTACGCGACGAGAACCGTAGTCCCTGGCTTCGATCCATACTTCAACGCGATTACCGGGCTGAACGGTTCGGGTAAGTCGAACATTCTCGACTCAATTTGCTTCGTGCTGGGGATCACCAATTTGCAGCAGGTTAGGGCCTCGAATCTTCAGGAGCTCGTGTACAAGCAAGGCCAAGCCGGGATTACCAAGGCCACTGTCTCCGTCGTGTTTGATAACTCCGACAGGAGCCGTAGCCCCCTTGGATACGAGGACCATCCCGAAATCACTGTCACTCGACAG ATTGTGGTTGGTGGAAGGAACAAGTACCTAATTAATGGAAAACTCGCCCAGCCCAGCCAGGTTCAGAATCTTTTCCATTCAGTGCAGCTTAACGTTAACAATCCACATTTCCTTATAATGCAAGGGCGTATTACCAAGGTTTTAAATATGAAACCCCCTGAGACTCTGTCTATGCTCGAAGAAGCCGCTGGGACAAGAATGTATGAGACAAAGAAAGAGTCTGCATTGAAAACACTTGAGAAGAAGCAGAGTAAGGTTGATGAGATTAACAAGCTTCTTGACCAGGAAATACTGCCTGCTTTGGAGAAGTTGAGGAAAGAACGGACCCAGTACATGCAATGGGCTAATGGAAATGCTGAGTTGGATCGACTTAAAAGGTTTTGCATTGCTCACGAATATGTTCAAGCAGAGAGGATAAGAGATAATGCAGTCTGTGAGGTGGAACAGGTGAAGGCCAGTATTGCTGAGATTGATGATGATACGGGAAGGACGCAAGAAGAAATTCAAGAGATGGAGgctaaaatatcaaaactgaCTGCTGAAAAAGAAGCAAGTATGGGTGCAGAAGTTAAATCTTTGTCGGAGAAAGTAGATGCATTTTCTCAAGATCTTGTAAGGCAAGTGTCTGTACTGAACAATAAAGAGGACACTCTtagaagtgaaaaagaaagtgcTGAAAAG ATTTCTAGTAATATTGAGGATTTGAATCATTCTGTGGAAGCAAAGGCCTCTGCTGTTAGAAAGGCTGAAGAAGGAGCTGCCGATCTTAAAAAGAGAGTTGAGGAACTTTCTAAGAATTTGGATGAGTATGAAAGTGATTACCag GGTGTATTAGCTGGAAAAAGCAGTGGAAATGAGGAGAAATGCCTTGAGGATCAACTAAGTGATGCTAAGATTTCTGTTGGGAGTGCTGAAACTGAATTAAAAcagttgaaaacaaaaataagccATTGCGAGAAGGAGTTGAAAGAGAAAACGCATCAGTTAATGTCGAAGCGTGAAGAAGCTGTTGCTGTTGAGAATGAACTTAATGCTAGAATAATAGATGTGGAGAATATAAAAAAGGCATTGGAGTCTCTCTCCTATAAGGAGGGACAGATGGAAACTTTACAAAAG GATCGTGCATCTGAGTTGGAGCGCGTGCAGAAGTTGAAGGATGAAATACGTAATCTTTCAGCACAATTAGCAAATTTTGATTTCTCTTACCGTGACCCTGTGAAGAATTTTGATAGGTCGAAGGTAAAAGGCGTTATTGCAAAACTTATCAAAGTAAAGGATAGCTCTACAATGACTGCCTTAGAG GTTACTGCTGGTGGAAAGCTATTTAATGTTGTTGTGGACACAGAAAATACTGGAAAGCAAATACTTCAGAATGGCGCTCTTAGAAGAAGAGTGACAATTATACCTTTGAATAAGATACAGTCCCATACAATTTCCCCTAGAGTTCAGAATGCTGCTGTTAGATTG GTTGGCAAGGAGAATGCAGAACTGGCACTTTCTTTGGTTGGTTATGAGGAAGAAGTGAAG ACTGCTGTGGAATACGTTTTTGGTTCAACCTTCATTTGCAAGACCATTGATGCTGCAAAGGAG GTTGCATTTAATAATGAAATTCGAACCCCAAGTGTCACTCTTGAAGGTGATATATTTCAGCCAAGCGGTCTTTTGACTGGTGGAAGCCGCAA GGGTGGCGGTGATTTCTTAAGGCAACTTCATGATTTGGCAGAGGCTGATTCAGAACTTTCTACACATCAAAAAAAGTTGTCTGAAATTGAAACGCAG ATTGCAGAGCTCCGGCCTCTTCAGAAAAAGTTCATGGACCTCAAAGCACAGCTAGAGCTGAAATCATATGACCTTAAACTGTTTCAGGGCAGGGCTGAGCAAAATGAGCATCATAAG CTCAGTGAATTAGTCAAGAGGATTGAGCAGGAGCTTGAAGAAACAAAATCCGCGGCTAAAGAAAAGCAACTTTTGTATGAAAACTGTGTTAATACAGTTTCATTGCTCGAGAAATCTATCAAAGAGCATGATAATAATCGGGAGGGCAGGCTCAAggatttggagaaaaagattaagatgataaaatctcaAATGCAGTCATCTTCCAAAGCTCTCAAG GGGCATGAAAATGAGAAGGAGAGGCTTGTTATGGAAATGGAAGCTGTTGTAGAGGAACGTGCATCCTTAGAGACTCAACTAGCTTGTTTGAGACAACAAATTGATAGTCTTACTGCTGAAGTAGAAGAACATAAATTGAAG GTTGCTGCCACAAGGAATAATCATGAACAGGCTCAATCGGAGCTTGATTTGATCCGTTTGAAAATGAAGGAATGTGACTCCCAGATTAGTTGTATTCTTAAGGAGCAGCAGAAACTTCAGCATAAACTTAGTGAGATTAATCTtcagaggaagaagatggaaaATGAG GTAAAAAGAATGCAGATGGAACAAAAAGATTGCTCTACAAAAGTAGACAAACTGCTAGAGAAGCATGCATGGATTACATCTGAGAAACAGTTATTTGGAAGACGCGGAACTGATTATGATTTTTCATCTTGTGATCCTTTTAAGGCAACCGAAGAACTTGAGCGACTGCAGGCAGAACAATCAGG CCTCGAGAAAAGGGTGAACAAGAAAGTGATGGCAATGTTTGAGAAAGCAGAAGATGAGTACAATGAATTGATGTCGAAGAAAAACATCATTGAG AATGACAAGTCGAAAATCAAGAAGGTCATAGAAGAGCTAGatgagaaaaagaaggaaacgcTAAAAGTTACTTGGGTTAAAGTTAACAG TGATTTTGGATCTATCTTTTCCACCCTGTTACCGGGAACCTTGGCAAAGCTAGAACCTCCTGAAGGATGCAGCTTCCTTGATGGTCTTGAGGTTCGTGTAGCATTTGGAGGTGTTTGGAAACAATCCCTGTCAGAACTCAGTGGAGGCCAACGATCTTTGCTTGCACTTTCTCTTATCTTGGCTCTACTCCTTTTTAAACCAGCTCCACTTTACATATTGGATGAG GTTGATGCAGCACTTGATCTAAGCCACACTCAGAACATAGGGCGAATGATTAAAACTCACTTCCCACACTCCCAG TTTATTGTGGTCTCACTGAAAGAAGGCATGTTCAATAATGCTAATGTTCTTTTCCGGACAAAATTTGTGGATGGTGTTTCCACAGTTCAGAGGACTGTTGCAGCTAAGCAGAGCAAGTGA
- the LOC109021608 gene encoding putative nitric oxide synthase: MASLSSLSLPHHLPISAPKLPKSCTKPTLILCRVTAQEHHYSRHKASVSETQLSDSVLGPEGTGPAAPTRGQRLLEHHQTLEAAKLVIEENRTSKKKVKKEKPFKVSTAVASCYGCGAPLQTSESDAPGYVALETYELKKKHRQLRTVLCGRCRLLSHGHMITAVGGNGGYSGGKQFVTAEQLREKLSHLRHEKALIIKLVDIVDFSGSFLARVRDLAGANPIILVVTKVDLLPKGTDLNCVGDWVAEATTKKRLNVLSIHLTSSKSLVGIVGVVSEIQKEKKGRDVYILGSANVGKSAFINALLKMMAQNDPAAAAAQKYKPIQSAVPGTTLGPIQINAFLGGGKIYDTPGVHLHHRQAAVVYSEDLPALAPKSRLRGQCFPNYQLASDNGTASKVKSNGLNGFSIFWGGLVRIDILKVLPETCLTFYGPKALQIHVVPTDKADEFYQKELGVLLVPPTGKERADDWRGLETERQLHLSFEEVERPACDVAISGLGWISVEPVSKSMRMSHPNLEVTSGELHLNVHVPKPVETFVRPPMPVGKTGAEWYQYPELTEKEEEARPKWHF; the protein is encoded by the exons ATggcttctctctcttctctatcTCTACCCCACCACCTCCCAATCTCTGCCCCTAAGCTTCCTAAAAGTTGCACGAAACCCACACTCATACTCTGCAGAGTCACTGCACAGGAACATCATTATTCCCGCCACAAGGCCTCAGTCTCGGAGACCCAATTATCGGACTCCGTTCTCGGACCAGAGGGGACCGGTCCGGCTGCTCCGACCCGGGGACAGAGACTTCTTGAACACCACCAAACCCTCGAGGCCGCGAAGCTCGTGATCGAAGAGAATAGGACGTcgaagaagaaggtgaagaaaGAGAAACCTTTTAAGGTTTCCACGGCGGTGGCCAGTTGTTACGGGTGTGGGGCTCCGCTGCAGACTTCGGAATCGGATGCTCCGGGCTATGTGGCTCTCGAGACCTATGAGTTG AAGAAGAAACATCGCCAGCTTCGAACTGTTCTATGTGGCCGGTGCCGGCTATTGTCTCACGGGCACATGATAACTGCAGTTGGGGGAAACGGAGGTTATTCTGGCGGAAAACAGTTTGTGACTGCTGAACAACTTAGGGAGAAGCTGTCTCACTTGCGGCATGAGAAAGCGTTGATTATTAAATTG GTTGATATTGTGGACTTCAGTGGCAGCTTTTTGGCTCGTGTGAGAGATCTTGCTGGTGCAAATCCAATAATATTAGTTGTGACTAAG GTTGATCTCCTACCAAAAGGGACTGATCTTAATTGTGTTGGTGATTGGGTGGCAGAGGCCACTACAAAGAAGAGGCTTAA CGTTCTGAGCATCCATCTGACAAGTTCAAAGTCTTTGGTCGGAATTGTAGGAGTTGTATCTGAAATTCAAAAGGAGAAAAAG GGTCGGGATGTTTACATTCTG GGCTCAGCTAATGTTGGGAAGTCTGCATTCATCAATGCTTTACTCA AAATGATGGCACAAAACGATCCAGCTGCTGCAGCTGCTCAGAAATACAAACCAATACAATCTGCTGTTCCTGGAACCACCTTAGGTCCAATTCAAATTAATGCTTTCCTAGGAGGAGGG AAAATATACGACACCCCTGGAGTTCACCTCCACCATAGGCAAGCTGCAGTTGTTTATTCGGAAGATCTACCTGCCCTTGCTCCTAAAAGTCGGCTTAGGGGTCAATGTTTTCCT AATTATCAGTTAGCCTCTGACAATGGGACAGCAAgcaaagttaaatccaatggcTTAAATGGGTTTTCCATATTTTGGGGAGGTCTTGTCAGAATTGACATCTTAAAG GTTCTCCCAGAAACATGCTTGACATTCTATGGACCAAAGGCTTTGCAGATTCATGTGGTACCCACCGATAAAGCCGATGAATTTTACCAG AAAGAACTTGGAGTTCTATTAGTGCCACCAACTGGAAAAGAAAGAGCTGATGACTGGAGAGGATTGGAAACAGAGCGCCAGTTGCATCTATCatttgaagaagtggaaag GCCTGCTTGTGATGTGGCTATATCAGGTCTAGGATGGATTTCGGTTGAACCGGTGAGCAAATCAATGCGAATGTCTCATCCAAATTTAGAGGTAACCTCTGGAGAACTGCATTTAAATGTTCATGTCCCCAAGCCAGTCGAAACTTTTGTTAGGCCTCCAATGCCAGTGGGCAAGACTGGAGCAGAGTGGTACCAATATCCAGAGTTaacagagaaggaagaagaagcaagACCAAAATGGCACTTTTGA
- the LOC109021605 gene encoding probable aquaporin TIP5-1, with protein sequence MARTVLAARFEQSVTANALRSYLAEFISTFFFVFSVLGSATSSRKLMPDATSDPSSLVLVAIANALALSSVVYIAANISGGHVNPAVTFGMAVGGHISVPTALFYWVSQMLASVMASLLLKMTLVGMHVPTYTIAEEMTGFGASLLEGVLTFALAYTVYAAGDVRRGAQGAIGPLAIGFMAGASVLVAGPFSGGSMNPACAFGSAVTAGSFKNQAVYWIGPLIGAAVAGLIYDNVVFPNDQETDSIRGIPDGVV encoded by the exons ATGGCTCGGACTGTGCTAGCCGCTCGTTTTGAACAATCCGTCACTGCTAATGCTCTCCGATCATATCTTGCGGAGTTCATCTCCacattcttctttgttttttcagtTCTGGGATCTGCGACGTCATCTC GAAAATTGATGCCCGATGCTACTTCGGACCCATCCAGTCTGGTGTTGGTTGCCATCGCCAATGCCTTGGCCTTGTCATCTGTTGTGTATATCGCAGCCAACATCTCAGGCGGGCACGTGAATCCGGCCGTCACCTTTGGAATGGCGGTCGGAGGCCATATCAGTGTCCCGACCGCTCTGTTTTACTGGGTTTCTCAGATGCTGGCCTCCGTTATGGCTAGCCTCCTCTTGAAGATGACTCTTGTTGGAATG CATGTTCCAACCTACACCATTGCAGAAGAAATGACGGGGTTTGGAGCATCGCTGTTGGAAGGTGTCCTGACATTTGCTTTAGCGTACACTGTTTATGCTGCTGGGGATGTTAGGCGTGGTGCACAGGGAGCCATTGGACCTTTGGCAATAGGGTTCATGGCAGGAGCCAGTGTCTTGGTTGCAGGGCCCTTTTCCGGTGGATCTATGAATCCGGCGTGCGCCTTTGGATCTGCCGTCACGGCCGGCAGTTTCAAGAACCAGGCAGTTTACTGGATAGGACCATTGATCGGTGCAGCAGTTGCAGGCCTTATCTATGATAATGTGGTGTTTCCTAATGATCAAGAGACGGATTCTATTAGGGGAATCCCAGATGGAGTTGtgtag
- the LOC109021609 gene encoding cell number regulator 6-like: protein MADGSAHSRYVKLTKDQVPLEDIKPGELNQPIEVPQLSVHKCNECGQPLPESFQPPADEPWTTGIFGCSEDKESCWTGLFCPCVLFGRNVESLREDMPWTQPCMCHAVCVEGGIALAAATAVFRCINPSYLVCEGLLFAWWMCGIYTGLVRQSLQKKYHLKNSPCDPCLVHCCLHWCALCQEHREMKGRLSDNVVMPMTIVNPPPIQEMKPTEENQDSAPISGKNEHTNLEMQAL, encoded by the exons ATGGCGGATGGGTCAGCGCACTCGCGGTATGTGAAGCTGACCAAGGATCAGGTGCCTCTGGAGGATATTAAGCCTGGAGAGCTTAATCAGCCAATCGAGGTTCCCCAG TTGTCTGTTCACAAGTGCAATGAATGTGGTCAACCTCTACCTGAAAGCTTTCAGCCTCCTGCAGATGAACCTTGGACAACGGGGATTTTTGGCTGTTCTGAAGACAAAGAAAGTT GCTGGACTGGACTATTCTGTccatgtgttttgtttgggCGTAATGTTGAAAGCTTGAGAGAAGATATGCCTTGGACACAACCATGCATGTGTCATGCCGTTTGTGTTGAAGGTGGCATTGCTCTGGCAGCTGCAACTGCAGTTTTCCGTTGTATTAACCCATCATATCTCGTTTGTGAGGGTTTATTATTTGCCTGGTGGATGTGTGGGATATACACAGGTCTTGTTCGGCAATCCTTGCAGAAGAAATATCATTTGAAG AACTCGCCGTGTGACCCGTGCTTGGTGCACTGCTGCTTGCACTGGTGTGCCTTGTGTCAAGAGCACAGGGAGATGAAAGGACGCCTCTCAGATAATGTTGTAATGCCCATGACCATCGTCAACCCTCCCCCTATCCAAGAGATGAAGCCTACCGAAGAAAATCAGGACTCTGCTCCAATCTCGGGGAAGAACGAGCACACCAATTTGGAAATGCAGGCTCTGTAG
- the LOC109021603 gene encoding peroxisomal membrane protein 11-4 gives MNDKVDKLVIFLAKRDGIDKLVKTFQYVSKLVHWRAESTQPDIAQRAKQWEVASGLSRKAFRTGRFLTGFNALRRSPGTTPTLRFLAVLANAGEMVYFFFDHFLWLSRIGTLDPKLARKMSFVSAFGESFGYVFFIISDFIMIREGMVAEKKLLTSKEEESKDEKERIKKIRGDRVMRLMAVAANVADLIIGVADIEPNPFCNHAVTLGISGLVSAWAGWYRNWPS, from the coding sequence ATGAATGACAAAGTGGACAAGCTGGTCATCTTCCTAGCAAAAAGAGATGGTATCGACAAGCTTGTCAAGACATTCCAATATGTCTCCAAGCTTGTCCATTGGCGCGCCGAGTCCACTCAACCAGATATCGCCCAGAGAGCCAAGCAGTGGGAGGTTGCGTCGGGGCTTAGCCGGAAAGCCTTTAGGACTGGCCGGTTTCTCACCGGATTCAATGCTTTGAGAAGAAGCCCCGGCACAACCCCTACTTTGCGGTTCCTAGCAGTTCTTGCTAATGCAGGCGAAATGGTCTACTTCTTTTTCGACCACTTTCTCTGGTTATCAAGAATCGGAACGTTGGACCCGAAGTTGGCGAGGAAGATGAGCTTCGTGTCAGCATTCGGCGAGTCTTTTGGGTATGTTTTCTTTATCATATCTGATTTCATAATGATTAGAGAGGGAATGGTGGCAGAGAAGAAGCTTTTAACTTCGAAAGAGGAGGAATCAAAGGACGAGAAAGAGAGGATTAAGAAGATTAGAGGAGATAGAGTGATGAGGCTGATGGCAGTGGCAGCAAATGTTGCTGATTTGATCATTGGAGTGGCGGATATCGAGCCCAACCCTTTCTGCAACCATGCTGTTACTCTTGGCATCAGTGGTTTGGTCTCTGCATGGGCTGGTTGGTACAGAAACTGGCCCTCGTAA
- the LOC109014074 gene encoding luc7-like protein 3 — MDAQRALLDELMGATRNLTEEERKGFKEINWDDKEVCACYMVRFCPHDLFVNTRSDLGPCPRLHDQKLKESFEKSPRHDTYVPKFEAELNQFCEKLVMDLDRRVRRGRSRLSQEVEPTPAPPLSAEKSEQFSVLEEKIKNLLEQVEALGEAGKVDEAEALMRKVEALNAEKTALAQQPQNDKVLMLAQEKKMALCEICGSFLVANDAVERTQSHITGKQHIGYGMVRDFIIEYKEAKEKAREDERLAREKEAEERRKQREKDNERRRSGSGDRDRHHDRDRDRERDRYHERDQDHERSRDGSSRSSRDGGRGMDWRSRNGREGARDRYRDRSRSRSPARHGHRRSPRSPVHPY, encoded by the exons ATGGACGCTCAGAGAGCTCTACTAGATGAACTTATGGGTGCAA CTCGTAATTTGAcggaggaagagagaaagggaTTCAAGGAGATTAATTGGGACGATAAGGAGGTTTGTGCTTGCTATATGGTTCGATTTTGTCCGCATGATCTCTTCGTCAATACGCGGAGCGATCTAG GACCTTGCCCTAGACTACACGATCAAAAGTTGAAAGAAAG TTTTGAGAAGTCTCCAAGACATGACACATATGTGCCAAAATTTGAAGCTGAACTTAATCAGTTTTGCGAAAAATTG GTGATGGACTTGGATAGAAGAGTTAGGCGTGGGCGTTCTCGTCTTTCACAAGAGGTGGAACCCACCCCAGCACCTCCACTATCAGCTGAAAAGTCTGAACAGTTTTCTgtgttggaagaaaaaataaagaatctaCTGGAACAAGTGGAGGCCCTAGGTGAAGCTGGGAAGGTTGATGAAGCTGAAGCACTCATGAGAAAG gtGGAGGCACTTAATGCTGAGAAGACAGCATTGGCCCAACAACCCCAGAATGATAAAGTGCTGATGCTTGCACAGGAGAAAAAGATGGCCCTATGTGAAATCTGTGGTTCTTTTCTTGTAGCAAATGATGCTGTTGAGAGGACCCAATCTCACATTACTGGGAAGCAACACATTGGCTATGGCATGGTCCGGGATTTCatcatcgagtacaag GAAGCTAAGGAGAAGGCGAGGGAAGACGAAAGATTAGCTAGGGAGAAAGAAGCAGAAGAGAGAAGGAAGCAGAGGGAGAAGGATAATGAGAGGAGGAGAAGTGGTTCGGGGGATAGAGACAGGCATCATGATCGTGATCGAGACAGGGAAAGGGATAGATATCATGAACGAGATCAAGATCATGAAAGGTCTAGGGATGGGAGTTCTAGAAGTAGTCGAGACGGAGGAAGAGGGATGGATTGGAGGTCCAGGAATGGTAGAGAAGGAGCCAGGGATAGGTACCGTGATCGGAGTAGATCACGTTCGCCTGCTAGGCATGGTCACAGAAGGTCACCTAGAAGTCCAGTTCACCCGTATTAG
- the LOC109014076 gene encoding putative glycerol-3-phosphate transporter 1, whose translation MGSLSEPNDESNYSKPLGLRFLEYIKGTPLSFKTHQAIVLIVTFLAYASYHATRKTTSIVKSTLDPQSSDFGLKFVPWRASYLQEPPKLSLVSEDGWAPFNGSDGTALLGELDLAFLAVYALGMYFSGHLGDRIDLRIFLTAGMLGTGLFTSLFGVGYWGNIHSFYYFLIVQMLAGLFQSTGWPSVVAVVGNWFGKSKRGLIMGIWNAHTSVGNITGSLVASALLSYGWGWSFVVPGLMIAFLGVVVFLILPVNPESVGAQGEGDEFHPPKKPDEGAAQPLLNSETVAKERAVGFIEAWKIPGVAPFALCLFFAKLVAYTFLYWLPFYISHTAIDGKYLSSTTAGNLSTLFDVGGVLGGILAGHISDRLDARAITAASFMYCAIPALFFYRSYGHISLTINIVLMFITGIFVNGPYALITTAVSADLGTHNSLEGNSRALATVTAIIDGTGSVGAAIGPLLTGYISSSSWSAVFIMLMAAALIAGLLLTRLVIAEVASKLEESRSHGGPASRPAHEV comes from the exons ATGGGTTCATTGTCAGAACCAAACGATGAGAGCAACTATAGCAAGCCCCTTGGACTCAGGTTCTTGGAGTACATAAAGGGAACCCCCCTTTCCTTCAAAACACACCAAGCAATTGTTTTGATTGTAACATTTTTGGCATACGCAAGCTACCATGCCACTCGAAAAACTACAAGCATAGTTAAGAGTACCCTTGATCCTCAGTCATCagattttggattgaagttCGTACCATGGAGGGCATCTTACTTGCAGGAACCGCCTAAGCTTTCCCTGGTGTCTGAGGATGGCTGGGCTCCATTTAATGGATCAGATGGGACAGCCTTGCTTGGAGAACTTGATCTCGCTTTCCTCGCAGTTTATGCTCTGGGAATGTACTTCTCTGGACATTTGGGTGATAGAATTGATTTAAGGATCTTCTTAACAGCGGGAATGCTGGGAACTGGTTTGTTTACTTCTCTTTTTGGCGTTGGTTACTGGGGAAACATACAcagtttttactattttttgatAGTCCAAATGCTTGCCGGTTTGTTCCAATCGACTGGATGGCCTTCAGTGGTTGCTGTGGTTGGTAACTGGTTTGGAAAGAGCAAGAGGGGGTTAATTATGGGTATATGGAATGCTCACACTTCAGTTGGGAACATTACAGGTTCCCTGGTTGCTTCTGCCCTATTGAGCTACGGATGGGGATGGTCCTTTGTTGTGCCCGGTCTCATGATTGCTTTCCTTGGTGTGGTGGTTTTTCTCATATTGCCTGTTAATCCTGAATCTGTTGGAGCTCAGGGAGAAGGTGACGAGTTTCATCCTCCCAAGAAACCTGATGAGGGAGCAGCACAACCTTTGTTAAACTCAGAGACAGTGGCTAAAGAGAGAGCTGTGGGTTTCATAGAAGCATGGAAAATACCAGGAGTTGCTCCTTTCGCTCTTTGCCTCTTCTTTGCAAAATTGGTTGCTTATACATTTCTTTACTGGCTTCCATTCTACATTAGCCACACAG CTATTGACGGCAAGTATTTATCCAGCACAACAGCTGGAAACTTGTCAACATTGTTTGATGTTGGTGGTGTGCTTGGAGGAATTCTAGCTGGCCACATTTCTGATCGTTTAGATGCCAGAGCAATAACAGCCGCAAGTTTCATGTACTGTGCTATCCCTGCTCTCTTCTTCTATCGAAGCTATGGACACATTTCCTTAACCATAAATATTGTTCTGATGTTCATCACTGGCATCTTTGTGAATGGACCTTATGCTCTAATAACAACAGCCGTTTCAGCCGACTTGGGTACCCATAATTCATTGGAAGGGAACTCCCGAGCACTGGCAACTGTGACAGCAATTATCGATGGCACAGGCTCTGTTGGGGCTGCCATTGGACCCCTATTGACAGGCTATATTTCTTCCTCGAGTTGGAGTGCAGTTTTCATAATGTTGATGGCTGCAGCTCTAATTGCAGGGCTGCTTCTAACCAGGCTAGTCATAGCCGAGGTGGCTTCAAAGCTAGAGGAATCGAGGTCGCATGGAGGGCCTGCATCAAGACCTGCACATGAAGTGTaa